A part of Fusarium graminearum PH-1 chromosome 3, whole genome shotgun sequence genomic DNA contains:
- a CDS encoding T-complex protein 1 subunit zeta, translating into MSAAQLLNPKAESRRRGEALKVNISAGEGLQDVLKSNLGPRGTIKMLVDGAGQIKLTKDGNVLLREMQIQNPTAVMIARAATAQDDICGDGTTSVVMLVGELLKQADRYISEGLHPRIITDGFEVAKIEALKFLDSFKLAKEVDRELLLSVARTSLTTKLNATLAQKLTPDIVDAVLAIYQEGAKPDLHMVEIMKMQHRTAADTRLIRGLALDHGARHPDMPKRLENCYILTMNVSLEYEKTEINSSFFYSSAEQRDKLVESERRFVDAKLKKIVDLKKELCGNDGTKNFVVINQKGIDPLSLDVLAKNNILALRRAKRRNMERLQLVCGGVAQNSVDDLSEEVLGYAGLVYEQTLGEEKYTFVEEVKDPKSVTLMIKGPNAHTIAQVTDAVRDGLRSVYNMIVDKSVVPGAGAFQVACASHLKSDAFGKTVKGKAKWGVEAFADALLIIPKTLAANAGLDIQDALADLQDEYADGNVVGLNLETGEPMDPELEGIYDSYRVLRNCIASSSSIASNLLLCDELLKARQMGRAGGPGPGMDGPNDHM; encoded by the exons ATGTCGGCTGCACAACTCCTCAACCCCAAGGCCGAGTCCCGA AGGAGGGGCGAAGCTCTAAAGGTCAATATCAGTGCTGGTGAAGGCCTACAGGATGTTCTCAAGTCCAACTTGGGCCCTCGAGGCACCATTAAGAT GCTTGTTGACGGTGCGGGTCAG ATCAAATTGACCAAGGATGGAAACGTTCTCCTCCGCGAGATGCAAATACAAAACCCTACCGCCGTTATGATTGCCCGAGCAGCGACCGCCCAGGACGATATTTGCGGTGACGGAACCACCTCAGTTGTTATGCTGGTcggcgagcttctcaagcagGCAGACCGTTACATCTCGGAAGGACTGCACCCTCGAATTATCACTGATGGTTTTGAggttgccaagatcgaggccCTGAAG TTCCTCGACTCTTtcaagctcgccaaggaGGTTGACCGAGAACTCCTCCTCAGTGTCGCTCGTACTTCGCTTACCACCAAGCTTAACGCTACCCTGGCCCAGAAGCTTACCCCCGATATTGTCGATGCCGTTCTTGCTATTTACCAGGAGGGCGCAAAGCCCGATCTACACATGGTTGAGATTATGAAGATGCAGCACCGAACGGCTGCCGATACTCGCTTGATCCGCGGATTGGCCCTCGATCACGGTGCTCGTCACCCCGATATGCCTAAGCGACTTGAGAACTGTTACATCCTTACCATGAACGTCAGTCTGGAGTATGAGAAGACCGAGATTAACTCTAGCTTCTTTTACTCCAGCGCTGAGCAGCGAGATAAGCTTGTTGAGAGTGAGCGTCGCTTTGTCGATGCCAAGCTTAAGAAGATCGTcgatctcaagaaggagctcTGCGGCAACGATGGAACAAAGAACTTTGTTGTCATTAACCAGAAGGGTATCGACCCCCTTTCTCTTGACGTCctcgccaagaacaacattcTGGCTCTCCGACGAGCCAAGCGCAGAAACATGGAGCGTCTCCAGCTTGTCTGTGGCGGTGTTGCTCAGAACAGTGTCGATGATCTGTCCGAGGAGGTTCTGGGTTACGCTGGTCTCGTCTACGAGCAGACTCTGGGAGAGGAGAAGTACACCTTCgttgaggaggtcaaggacCCCAAGTCCGTTACTCTTATGATCAAGGGCCCCAACGCCCATACTATTGCCCAGGTGACAGATGCCGTCCGAGACGGTCTTCGAAGTGTCTACAACATGATCGTCGACAAGTCTGTTGTTCCTGGAGCTGGTGCTTTCCAGGTCGCCTGCGCTTCTCACCTCAAGAGCGATGCCTttggcaagactgtcaaggGTAAGGCTAAGTGGGGTGTTGAGGCTTTCGCCGATGCTCTTCTCATTATTCCCAAGACCCTGGCTGCCAACGCTGGCCTTGACATTCAGGATGCTC TTGCGGATCTCCAAGACGAGTACGCCGATGGCAACGTCGTCGGTCTTAACCTCGAGACTGGTGAGCCCATGGACCCTGAGCTGGAGGGTATCTACGATTCTTACCGAGTTCTGCGAAATTGCATTGCTTCTAGCTCAAGCATTGCATCCAACCTGCTTCTATGTGACGAGTTGTTGAAGGCTCGACAGATGGGCAGAGCGGGCGGCCCTGGGCCTGGCATGGATGGACCTAATGATCACATGTAG